The following nucleotide sequence is from Myxococcus guangdongensis.
ACGCCAAGCTCGTCCTCGCCGCGCGCAAGCAGCTGCGCACGCAGCGGGAGTACGTCGACGAGCGCCGCGCCAAGGTCCACATCCACGAGTTCCGCCGCCGCATCGACGGTGCGCTCGCGCCCCTGAACGAGCGCATGGCGAAGCTCGTCAAGGAGGACTCCGGCAAGCAGGGGATGGACGAGGCTCGCGCCGCGGTGGACGGGCTCAAGAAGCTGGCGGAGGAGGGCCGGCCGTTGAAGAGCCAGGACCCGAAGTTCGCCCAGTACCTCACCGAGGTCGACGCGACCATCGCCCGCCACGAGAAGACGCTCGACGAGCGGTGGTTGCAGCAGTCGGCGCAGAAGCAGCGCGGGCAGTTGGAGGAGAGCCGCAAGTCGCTGGCGAACGCGCTCGCCGAGGTGAACAAGGCCTGGTCGGACGAGAAGTTCTCGGCGACGGACAAGGCCACGGTGGCGTTGCAGAAGACGCTCGACGAGGGCACGCCGCTCGAGGCGCGCGACAAGGCGTACCGCTCGGAGGCGGACAAGGCCCGCGCGGAGATCACCCAGGCCCGGCGCCGGATGGATGAGCTCGTCGTGCAGGCGGGCGTCTCCCGGGTCAAGGTGGAGCTGGAGCCCGCGCACGAGGAGCTGCGCGCGTCCGCCAAGGCGCTCCGGGCGAGGCGCCCCACGCCCGAGCAGCTCTCCGAGGCGAAGACGGCGGCGTTCGTCGCCCGGAAGCTGGTGGACAAGTACGAGCCCCAGGCGGCGAGGAGCCAGGCGATTGGCCAGTACCTCGGCGAGGTGAAGAACACGCTCGTCGAGGTGGAGGTGGCGCTCCAGGTCCGCACGCTGGACGCGGCGCGCGCCGAGGTGGTCCAGGCCCTGCGCAACGTGGAGAAGCGGGCCGTGACGCCCGAGCAGTTCGAGGAGGCCAAGACGGCGATGGTCGTCCTGGAGAAGACGCTCGAGACGGTGCACGTGAAGAACCCGGCCATCAGCCCCTCGGCGGTGGAGGCGCGGCAGCTGCTCAAGGACGGCCGGGCGACGATGGAGCGGCGCCGGTACGAGGTCGACCTGACGCAGCAGCGGATGAAGGTGGACGAGGCGCGCAAGACCGCGGCGGCGCTGGTCATCCAGATCCAGAAGGAGTCTCCCACGCCTGCGCAGCTGCAGGAGGCGGACAACGCCGTGAAGCAGATTGGCGTGGTGTTGGAGGCGGGGGCCGCCTTCGTGAAGAAGGACCGCGACTACGCCATCTACGCCAAGGAGACGAAGGAGCGCATGGCGGACCTGGCGGAGCGGATCAACCGCCGGAAGATCGTCCTGTCCGCGGCGGATGCCCGGGCGCAGCTGTCCACGCGGCTGGCGCTGACGAAGGAGAAGCTGGAGTCGGCGAAGAGCATCTCCGCGACGGACGGCGACGTGGAGACGGCGTCGAAGGGCGTGGACGACGTGATGCAGTTCTTCGAGGCGAACGCGGCGCTGGAGCGGCAGGACGCGGGCTACGCGGCGAACGCGGAGCGAGGGCGCGCCGAGTGGCTGAAGCTGGTGGAGGCGCTGGAGTTCGCGAAGCAGGCGAGGACGTTGCGGCAGCTGACGGGTGAGGCGCTGACCGCCGCCGGCAAGGCGTTCGCGTTGGCCGGGTCCTCCAAGGATTTGCGCAAGCGCAAGGAGCTGTACGCGAGCGCGGCGGAGAAGCTCCGGGCCTGCCAGGACGAGGGCGCGAGGATGGTGAAGGAGAACGCGAGCCTCGCCAGCGTGGATGTGCTGGTGGAGGGGATTCCCACCCGGCCGCAGGACGTGATGGCTCAGTGCGCGCAGACGGCGGAGGCGATCCAGGCGCCGCAGAAGAAGGCGGACGTGGAGCTGCGCTTCCAGGAGGGCCAGCGCAAGGCCTATGACTCCGCGAAGGCGCTGCTCTCCAAGGGCAAGAAGCCCGAGGCGCTCGCGCAGCTCAACGACTGCATCGCGGAGGGGCGCATCCTGGAGAACGGCTACCCCGACTTCAAGGACCAGAAGTTCGACACCGGCAACGGCAGCATGAGCATGATTGAACTCATCCAGGTCTGCGCCAAGGAGCGCAAGGCGTTGCAAGCGTCGCCCTGAGCGCGAAGGGCCTCTGTTCGGGTTCATCCAGACCCGGTCGGCACTCGTTGCCGGCCGGGTCTTTTCCATTCGAGCAGGCAGTTCGCTCGATGGCATCTAGCCCGCGCGCGTCTCCAGCCCCAGGCTCGCATCCGGGTCCGCCAGCGCGGCATCCAGCGACTCCAACAGGTCCGCGAGGATGCGAGCCGCGGTGGTGGGCTCGAACAGGTCCGTGTTGAACTCCAAGATGCCCGAGAACCCCTCGGGCGTCTCCGTCAGCGCCCATGTCAGCTCATACGTGACGGAGCCGCGATTGACGGACTCGTTGAGGACCGTGAGCCCCGGGAGCTCCAGCGGCGCGGTGGGGGCGTTCTGCAACACGAACATCGCCTGGAACACCGGCGGGCGGTTGACGGGCAGCTCCACCCCGAGTGAGGCCATCACCTGGTCCAGTGGGACTTCCTGATGGGCATAGCCCGCCAGGGTCTCCTCTCGCACCCGCTGGAGCAGCTCCCGATAGGCGGGGCGGCCCTGCAGATTGACTCGCAAGCACAGCCCGTTGACGAACATCCCGATGAGGGGCTCCAGCTCGGGCCGGAGGCGGTTGGCGATGGGCGAGCCGATGACCACCTCCTCCTGCCCCGAGTGTCGCGCCAACACCGCGCCGAAGACGGCGAGCACCGCCATGAAGGGCGTCACCTGCTCCTGACGACAGAGCGCATTCAAGGCATGGCTGCGCTCCACGCCCAACTCCACGCTCAGATGACGTCCGTTGAAGGTCCGCACCGAGGGCCGTGGCTTGTCCGTGGGGAGGTCGAGCCGCGTGGGCGCTCCAGCGAGCGCCTTCTTCCAGAACCCCAACCGCTCCTTCAGCTCCGCCCCCGACAGCCAGTCGCGCTGCCAGGCCGCGTAGTCGGGATACTGGATGCCCAACGGCGGCAGCCCATGCGCGCCCCCCGTGACGCTGGCCGTGTAGAGCCGGCTCAGCTCTCGCGAGATGACGCCCATGGACCAGCCGTCCGCCGTGATGTGGTGCATGCTCCAGAACAGCAGGTGCTCCTCGTCCTCCAATCGGAGCAGCATCCCGTGAATCAGCGGCCCTCGCGTCAGGTCGAACGGGCGCAGCGCGGATTCCAACATCAGGCGTCGCGCCTCCTCCTCGCGGTCCTCGCGCCCTCGGAGGTCCACCTCCCGGAAGGGGAAGTCCATCGAGGGATGGAGGTGCTGGAGCGGCACCCCGTCCTCCTCGGAGTACGTGACACGCAACGTCTCATGCCGGGCGATGAGCCCCTGGAACGCGGCCTCGAGGTGCCGGGCCTCCAGCCGTCCCTTCAACCGGAACGCGCGCGGGATGTTGTAGGCGCTGGACTCGGGCGCGCGCTGGAAGAACCGCCACAGGCGCTCCTGCGCGAACGACACCCGCAGCGCTCCTTCCCGAGACACCTTGCGCAGCGGAGGCACTGGCCGCGCGAGCACCACGGGGGGCTCCGCGCGAGAGACGTGCCTCGCCAGGTCGGCCACCGTGGGCGCCGAGAACAACGTGCGCAAGGAGACCTCCACCCCGAGCTCCGCGCGCACCCGCGAGACGACCTGCGTCGCCAGGAGCGAGTGCCCACCCAGGTGGAAGAAGTTGTCGTGGATGCCCACGCGCGCCATCCCCAGCAGGGACGCCCACATCCGGCAGAGCGTCTCCTCCGTGAAGGTGCGCGGGGCCTGATGCGTGGAGGCCTCTCCCTGGGGCGCCTCGGGCGAGGGCAGGGCGCGTCGATCCACCTTGCCGTTCGGCGTGAGCGGCAGCACCGGCAGCACCGTGAAGGACGCGGGCACCATGTGCTCGGGCAACCGCTCCCGCAGCCACGCGCGCAGGGACGACTGCGAGGGCGCCTGTCCCCGTGAGACGAGGTACGCGGCCAGCTTGCGGTCCCCGCCCATCTCCAGCGCCACCACCGTGCAGTCCTCCACGGACGGGTGCTGCCGCAGCGACTCCTCGACCTCGCCCAGCTCCACCCGGAAGCCGCGAATCTTCACCTGCAGGTCGGCGCGGCCCAGGTACTCGATGCGGCCGTTGGCCAGGTAGCGGCCCAGGTCCCCCGTCTTGTAGAGGCGCCCCCCCGGTTGGCTGCCGAAGGGGTCGGGCACATACGTGCGCGCGGTGAGGTCCGGGCGGTGGAAGTAACCACGACCCAGTCGCTCTCCCGCGACATACAGCTCCCCGGGGACACCGACGGGCACCGGCCGCAGGTGCTCGTCCAGCAGGTAGACCGGGCCGTTCGTGATGGGCCGCCCGATGGGCACGGGCTGTCCGAGCGGCGGCGGCGAGTCGATGGCGTGGAAGGTGGAGAAGACCGTGCACTCGGTGGGGCCGTAGCCGTTGAGCAGTCGGCGCGGGGGCCCGTGTCGGAGCACCTCTCGCAGCGCCAGCGGGTCCGCGGCCTCGCCTCCGAACACGAGCGTGTGCACGTCGCGGAACGCGTCCGGAATCTGCCGCGCCAGCAGGTGGAGCACCGCGGTGGTGACGAACATCACCGTGATGGCCTCGTCGTGAATCTGGGCGGCCAGCTCGTGCGGCTCGCGCGCCGGGTCCGCGGTGATGCCGACGAGCCGGGCTCCGTGGAGCAGCGCCCCCCAGATTTCGAAGGTGCTCGGGTCGAAGGAGGCGTTGGAGGCCTGGGCGACGCGGTCCTTCGGCGAGAAGCGGACGAAGTTCGTCTGGAAGAGCAGGGCGCAGATGCCGCGATGGACGATGGCGCTGCCCTTGGGCCTGCCGGTGGAGCCGGAGGTGTAGATGACGTAGGCGAGGTTGTCGGGGCAGACGGTGGAGGCGACCGGAAGCGCGGAGCACCGGGCGATGACCTCCCGTTCGGTGTCGATGCGGACCACCGGCCCCGCGAACGGGGGCAGCTGCTGGAGCCTGGACGCGTGGACCAGCAACAGCGAGACGCGGGAGTCCTGGAGCATGAAGGACAGCCGCTCGGTGGGATACGAGGCCTCGAGCGGAAGGTACGCGCCTCCCGCCTTGAGGATGCCGAGCATGCTGACGACCAGGTCCACGGAGCGCTCGACACACAGGCCGACGAGCACCTCGGGCCCCACGCCGTGCGCGCGCAGGTGGTGGGCGAGCTGATTGGAGCGCGTGTCGAGCTCCCGGTAGGTGAGGCCCTGCCCACCGTAGGAGACGGCGACCGCGTCCGGAGTCCTCGCGGCCTGACGTGAGAACAGCTCGTGGACGCAGACGTCCCGAGGGAAGTCCGCGGAGGCGCTGTTCCAGTCGCGCAGCACCTGCGTGCGCTCGGCGGGGGTGAGCAGGGGCAGCGCCGAGAGGGGTTGGTGCGGGTCGGCGGCCACCGCCTCGAGCATCACCTGGAGGTGCCCGGCCATGCGCTCGATGCGCGCTTCGTCGAAGAGGTCCGTGTCGTACTCGAACGTGGCGCGCAGGCCCTCGGCGCTCCTCGCCATGTAGAGGACGAGGTCGCACTTCGATGTGCCGGTGTTCGTCTCCCACGGCTCCGCCAGGGCGGAGAGCTGGAGCGCGGCGGACGGGTCCTCCTCCAGCGTGGGCGCGTTCTGCAGCACGAACATCACCTGGACGAGCTGCGCGTGGCTGAGCGTGCGTTCGGGCTGGAGGGCCTCGACCAGCTTCTCGAAGGGGAACTCCTGGTGGGCGAAGGCCCCGAGCGTCGTCTCACGCACCCGGGCGAGCAGCTCGACGAAGCGCGGGTTTCCCGACAGGTCATTGCGCAGCGTGAGCGTGTTGACGAAGAAGCCGATGAGTCCTTCCACCTCCGGTCGGATGCGTCCGGAGATGGGGGAGCCCACGAGGAGGTCCTCCTGGCCGGAGTAGCGATGGAGCAGGGCGCAGAAGCCCGCGAGCAGCGTCATGAAGAGCGTGGTGCGCTCCTGGCGGCAGAGCGCGTCGAGGGCCAGCGCCGTCTCCTCGCGGATGTGGAACGTCCGCCGTGCGCCCTGGAAGCGCTGGAGCGGTGGCCGGGGGCGGTCCGAGGGAAGCGACAGGAGGGAGGGGGCTTGGGCGAGCCGCTTGCGCCAGTAGGGCAGGAGCCGCTCCTCGGCTTGCGGGGGCAACCACTGTCGCTGCCAGGCGGCGAAGTCCGCGTACCGCACGGGCAGCTCGGGGCGCGATGACGACCGGCCGGCGTCGAAGTCCGCGTAGTGCGCACGCAGCTCGCGCAGGAGGACACCCACGGACCAGCCGTCGGACACGATGTGATGCATCGTGAGCAGGAGATGATGCTCTCGCGCCCCGAGCTTGAGCAGGGTGCCTCGGATGATGGGGCCGGTGCGGACGTCGATGGGCGTATGCGCCTGCTCCGTGGCGACTCGCGACGCCTCCTCCTCGCGGGCGTCTGCGGAGAGGTGGCACAGGTCGATGACCGAGAGTGGGAAGGCACCCGGGGGTGTGATGCGTGCGACGGGGCCCGACTCCGTGGAGGCGAAGGTGACGCGGAGAGACTCGTGTCGACGGAGCACCTCGTCCAGGGCCTGCTGGAGCACGCCGAAGTCGAGCGCGGAGGTGATGCGATAGGCGATGGGGATGTTGTGGGTGGCCTGCCCGGGGTGGAGCTGCTCCATGAACCAGAGCCGCTCCTGCGAATAGGAGAGCGGGGCTTCGCTGCTCCGGACACCCGGGCGCAGCTTGAGGTCCTTGCTGGGGGTCGCGGCGCCTCGAGAGGCGTCGATGGCCGAGGCGAGCTGGGCGATGGTGGGCGCATCGAAGATGCTCGGCAGCGGCAGTCGCAGTTGGAATATCTCGTTGATGCGCGAGACGAGCTGGGTGGCGATGAGCGAGTGGCCGCCGAGCTGGAAGAAGTCGTCGTGGACGCCCACGCGTTCGACCTCCAGCAGCACGCTCCAGAGCTCGCAGAGGACCTGCTCCGTCTGGGTGCGAGGTGACTGATTGCTGCCGGTGTTCGCGGAGGCGAGCGTCATCGGAGAGTCCTTCTCGGGTGGAACAGGTTGGGGGGACGCGTGTGGCGTCGGCCGCTCACTTGTGCAGGGCGGCGGTGTTGCCGTCGGCGGAGACGACCTGGATGCGTCGGGGGCGCTCGGCGAGTCGCAAAAGCCGCGAGAGCGCCTCGGACACGTGCTCCAGGGGTCGGCCCTCGTCGGCCACGGTGAGGATCATCTCGTAGTCATCTCCCTCCGTGCCGGAGACGACCTGGGTTCGCGCCGTGAGCACACCCGGGAGCGTGGTGGCCAGGCGCCGCACGGAGGCCATGCATATCTTCTCGCTGCCGCGGACGAGGAAGTCGGAGAGCCGCCCCTGGAAGTACAGGTAGCCGTCCGCGTCGATGTCGAAGATGTCGCCGGTGGCCAGCAGACGGGGGCCGCGCCACGCGTGCAGCTTGTCGCCCTCCACCAGTCCGATGCGCCGCTTCATCAGCGTGTCGGAGGAGACCAGCAGCTCCTGTTGTCCGCCGGGGCCTCGTGGGAAGAGTGACACCTGTGTACCGGGCAGGGGACGTCCCACGGACGCGTATCGGTGTGGGGGCTCCGCATGGGCCGCGAGCGTGGCCACCCGGGGACCGGCCTCGGACAGCCCATAGGTGAGGTACAGCTCTCCGCGTGGACGCAGGCGAAGCAATTGCGCCACGTGCTCGGGGGAGAGCACGTCCCCTCCGACGCCGAGTGAGCGCAAGTCCTCGAGGAAGGCTCCGCCTTGTTGGAGGAGCGCGCGCACCAGGAGGGGCGTGAGGGCGGAGACGGTGATGCCCTGCTCGGCGAGCAGTCGCAGATAGGCCGCGGGCTGGAACGGGGGGCCGCTGATGACCAGGTCCGCGCCGCGAAGCAGTGAGGCGAAGGCCTGGGCCACCATCGAGTACGAGTAGTAGAGCGGCAGGTTCACCAGCACGGTGTCGCCCGGACGCAGGCCCACGGCGTCCGAGTGACGACGCGCGTTGCGGAAGAGCGCCTCCAGGTCGAACACGCAGCCGCTGGCGAAGCCCGACGTGCCCGAGGTGAGCAGCACCATCTCGCCGGGCTGGGCGCCGGGAGGTGGTGCCTCGGAGAACATGGCGACTTCCGCTCCGCCCAGGTGGAAGCGGTCCACACCCCGAATCAGGGGCGCGGGGCGGCGCATGGTGACCAACGCGCGTGCGGGGAGCGCCTCCACGAGGGCCTGTTGTCGCAATGCTGGCGCGGACGGTGACACCAGGGCGGGCACGCCACGGGCGGCGAGGATGGCGAAGAGCTGGGTGAGCAGCTCGGCTCCGTTCGGCAGGGCGAGGAGGACGACATCGCCCGGTCTCAGTCCATGTGCTCGCCATGCCTCGGCGAGGGGCTCCACCCGGTGTCGGGTGGACGTACCCGTCTCGCAGGTCAGGTCCCGAACACGGTCCAGGAACGCCTGGATGGAGGAGAGAGGGATGTCAGCGAGCTCGGTCATGGGGCATCACCAGGGGAACGACTGTCACCCGCGGCGTCGGAGCCGCGGAGGGTCCGGCACACGGTGGAGGCGTCGCACCCGGTGCGCGAAGCGCCACGCCGGGCTCTGGGAAAAGCATCGGGCCCGCAGGTGGTCGTTCGCCTCGTGAACGCACCTCGCGGCCGACTCGCGGCTCCATACGGAGCCAGGAACGTGGCTCTCGAAGAGGGGTCTGCGCCGGTGGCAGTGGCTCTCTTCATGGACGCACCTCGTCAGTGGCGCGCGACGCCGGGAGTAGGGCCTGCACCAGCAGCGCCGTGTCCACGGGTTGCCCTTCGCCGCGTGAGAGCACCACACATGCGGCGCGAGGCTCCTCTCCGGACACCGCCGCCGTCGTCGCGATGAGCGCGTAGTCGATGACACCGCGCATGAGCCAGGCCGTGGAGAGCGACAACGCGAGTCCAGCCCCCTCCGTCACGGGCAGCGTCAGCGCGAGCGTCGGACCTCGAATCCCGTGGACGATGCAGGCCAGACCCGTCGGCGCGCTCGGAGGCGCGGCAGGGAAACGGATGGGCGATGCGAAGCCACGCAAGGCCTCGCGAGCGGCGCTGGACAGGGCCTCCGGTGGCGCCTGGGTGCCCACGTGGATGAGCGAGCATCGGTCCGCCGATGCGCGGAAGCTCTCGCCCAGCGACTCGAGGACCTCTCCCACCGCGAGCACCAGCGTCCAGGCCATCGGGTCCGCGTAGCGGACGGAGGTCTTCACCTTCGCCACGTAGGGATTCGCTCCACCACCGCGCGTCCGCGCGCCGCCACGGAGCACCAGCGAGGTCGTCGGGTTCATCGCGCCGCCTCGAAGACGAGCGCGGTATCGAACCCACCGAAGCCGAGCGTCAGGCTCAGTCCGAGCCGCTCCTCGTGCCTCACCGGCCGCCCCACGGGGAGCGGGCAGGGGAAGTCCTTGTCGGGCTGCTCCAGTCCGACGATGGGCGGCACTACTCCCTCGCGCAGCGCGAGGATGAGCGCGATCGCCTCCATCGCTCCCGTGGCCCCCAACGTGTGTCCGAAGGCCCCCTTCGTCGCGAAGACACACGGACGCGGGCCCGTCCCGAACAGCGCCCGGAACGCCTCTGCCTCCGCGCGGTCATTCGCCGGCGTCGCCGAGCCATGCGCGTTGATGAGCCCGATGTCCCGAGCCGAGACCCGCGCGTCCTGGAGCGCCCGCTCCATCGCCAACCGCGCCCCCAACGCCGCTGGGTCCGGCGAGGTCATGCTCGCCGCGTCGTTGGCCGAGCCCGCTCCCCGGAAGAGCGCGAGCAGCGAAGCCGAGCGCCCCCGCGCATGCTCCAGGGACTCCAACACCAGGAACCCCGCGCCCTCGCCCAACAACATGCCGTCATGCCGCGTGTCGAAGGCGCGCGAGCGGGTGGGGGACATGGTGGAGAGCGCCGAGTGCGCCAGCCGCTTGCTTGGCGTCATGACATCCACGCCGCCGCAGACGCACACCTCCGCGGCACCGGAGCGGATGAGCTCCGCCCCGACGAGGATGGCGTCCGCCCCCGAGGAGCACGCCGTGGAGAGACTGACAGGCCGCTCACGCGCCCCCACCGCCCGGGCCACCTCGTCCGCCCAGGCGTGGAGCGGCGCCGTCCACTCGCCCTCGTCGTCGAGCCACGCGCCCAGGCTCGTGCCCAGGACCAGTCTCGTCGTGGCTCCGCGCGCGTCCAGCCCGGCCTCCGTCAGCGCGCGACCGAGCGTCTCCACCGCGAACCTCCGCAGCCGGGGCGCGGGACCCTCCCCCCGTGAGGGGATGACCGCGGCCAGCGTGTTGCGCAGCCGATGCGGAGAGGCCACCTCGACGAAGCCGTGCTCACCGGCGAGCAGTCGCCGCCACACATCCTCGAGCCCGTGGCCCAGGGCCGTGCTCCACGCGGCCCCGGTCACCGCGATGGGCGCTACCATAGCGGCGAGCCCAGCTCCGAGACCTTGGCGCGGATGAGGCTCGCGCGGAACGCCGCCACCCGACGCGTGCCCACCATCGCCTTGCCCGAGTAGACGAAGAGCCCTCCCGCGAGCCGGTTCTTCTGGATGCGCAGCACCACCTGGTCCCCGGGCACGACGACCTGGAGGAACCGGCTCTCCACCGAGCCAATCAAGGTCAGCTCGTCCTCGGCCAGGGGCGAGGTGCTCATCTGGTAGAGGATGATGCCCGCCTGGGCGAAGGCCTGGATGAGGTTGCTGCCGGGGTAGATGGCGCGCTCGGGGAAGTGGCCCGCGATGCAGTCCAGGTTCCCGGAGATGGAGACGAGCGCCTCCAGGAAGTCGCCCGGCTCGTGGTCGACGATGCGGTCCAACAGAATCATCGGGTGGCGGTGCCGCAGCCACTCGCGCAGGGCGGTGAAGCCCAGGGGCCTGGGCTGGCGCTCGGCCTTGTTCAGGACGACGGGGACCGCTCGAGGGCGCTGCTGAGGTTCGGGGGAAGGCATGTGGGGTCTCCGCTCTCACGATTGACGACAGCCAGGTCCAGACTTCCGGAGGCGAGCAGCACCGGCTCGGGCGCGGGGCCCTCGCGGTAGACCGCCACGCCCAGCTTCAGACTCGCGGGGCCCACGTGCTCCAGACGGGCCTCCAACCGCAGCCAGTCCTGGAAGCGCGCGGCCTCGCGGTAGCGGATGCGCAGCTCACGCACGCGCAGATCCAACCCCTGCCCCTCGAGCTTCACGAGGTCCGAGCCGCGACGCTCCAGCTCCTCCAGCGCCGCCGTCTCCAGCAGCGACGCGTACCGCGAGAAGTGCACGACGCCCGACGCATCGGTGTCCACGTGCTCCACCCGATGACGCCGGGGCGCCGGGGCGGGGGACTCCATCCTCATGGCCCCGCCTCCACGAAGCGCCGCGTCCCCTCGCGGATGCGCTCGACGATGTGACGCAGGTCCTCGTCGTTCGCGATGAGCGGCGGGGCGACGCGCATGGCGGGGAACAGGTAGCGCAGCCCGTGGGAGCGTCTGCCCGCGCCCGCCATGAACTCGACGAAGACTCCGGCCTCCAGGAGCCGCTGGCGCAGCCGGGTCAGGCCGTGCGAGGCCCGCTCGGTCAGCTCGACGCCGTTCATGTAGCCCTGACCCCGCACCTCCAGGAACAGCGCCGGGAAGGCCTCCACCACGTCGCGCCGCAGCCGCTCGCGCAGCTCCTCGCCCAGCGCGCCCGCCCGCTCGATGAGGCGCTCCTCCGAGAGGTAGCGCAGGCCCGAGCGCATCAGCGCGCACGTGAGCGGACGCAAATCGGAGGTGGACACCGCGCCGCTCGGACGC
It contains:
- a CDS encoding acyl-CoA thioesterase, producing the protein MRMESPAPAPRRHRVEHVDTDASGVVHFSRYASLLETAALEELERRGSDLVKLEGQGLDLRVRELRIRYREAARFQDWLRLEARLEHVGPASLKLGVAVYREGPAPEPVLLASGSLDLAVVNRESGDPTCLPPNLSSALERSPSS
- a CDS encoding 3-hydroxyacyl-ACP dehydratase FabZ family protein, whose translation is MPSPEPQQRPRAVPVVLNKAERQPRPLGFTALREWLRHRHPMILLDRIVDHEPGDFLEALVSISGNLDCIAGHFPERAIYPGSNLIQAFAQAGIILYQMSTSPLAEDELTLIGSVESRFLQVVVPGDQVVLRIQKNRLAGGLFVYSGKAMVGTRRVAAFRASLIRAKVSELGSPLW
- a CDS encoding class I adenylate-forming enzyme family protein, encoding MTELADIPLSSIQAFLDRVRDLTCETGTSTRHRVEPLAEAWRAHGLRPGDVVLLALPNGAELLTQLFAILAARGVPALVSPSAPALRQQALVEALPARALVTMRRPAPLIRGVDRFHLGGAEVAMFSEAPPPGAQPGEMVLLTSGTSGFASGCVFDLEALFRNARRHSDAVGLRPGDTVLVNLPLYYSYSMVAQAFASLLRGADLVISGPPFQPAAYLRLLAEQGITVSALTPLLVRALLQQGGAFLEDLRSLGVGGDVLSPEHVAQLLRLRPRGELYLTYGLSEAGPRVATLAAHAEPPHRYASVGRPLPGTQVSLFPRGPGGQQELLVSSDTLMKRRIGLVEGDKLHAWRGPRLLATGDIFDIDADGYLYFQGRLSDFLVRGSEKICMASVRRLATTLPGVLTARTQVVSGTEGDDYEMILTVADEGRPLEHVSEALSRLLRLAERPRRIQVVSADGNTAALHK
- a CDS encoding coronafacic acid synthetase, with product MNPTTSLVLRGGARTRGGGANPYVAKVKTSVRYADPMAWTLVLAVGEVLESLGESFRASADRCSLIHVGTQAPPEALSSAAREALRGFASPIRFPAAPPSAPTGLACIVHGIRGPTLALTLPVTEGAGLALSLSTAWLMRGVIDYALIATTAAVSGEEPRAACVVLSRGEGQPVDTALLVQALLPASRATDEVRP
- a CDS encoding non-ribosomal peptide synthetase, yielding MTLASANTGSNQSPRTQTEQVLCELWSVLLEVERVGVHDDFFQLGGHSLIATQLVSRINEIFQLRLPLPSIFDAPTIAQLASAIDASRGAATPSKDLKLRPGVRSSEAPLSYSQERLWFMEQLHPGQATHNIPIAYRITSALDFGVLQQALDEVLRRHESLRVTFASTESGPVARITPPGAFPLSVIDLCHLSADAREEEASRVATEQAHTPIDVRTGPIIRGTLLKLGAREHHLLLTMHHIVSDGWSVGVLLRELRAHYADFDAGRSSSRPELPVRYADFAAWQRQWLPPQAEERLLPYWRKRLAQAPSLLSLPSDRPRPPLQRFQGARRTFHIREETALALDALCRQERTTLFMTLLAGFCALLHRYSGQEDLLVGSPISGRIRPEVEGLIGFFVNTLTLRNDLSGNPRFVELLARVRETTLGAFAHQEFPFEKLVEALQPERTLSHAQLVQVMFVLQNAPTLEEDPSAALQLSALAEPWETNTGTSKCDLVLYMARSAEGLRATFEYDTDLFDEARIERMAGHLQVMLEAVAADPHQPLSALPLLTPAERTQVLRDWNSASADFPRDVCVHELFSRQAARTPDAVAVSYGGQGLTYRELDTRSNQLAHHLRAHGVGPEVLVGLCVERSVDLVVSMLGILKAGGAYLPLEASYPTERLSFMLQDSRVSLLLVHASRLQQLPPFAGPVVRIDTEREVIARCSALPVASTVCPDNLAYVIYTSGSTGRPKGSAIVHRGICALLFQTNFVRFSPKDRVAQASNASFDPSTFEIWGALLHGARLVGITADPAREPHELAAQIHDEAITVMFVTTAVLHLLARQIPDAFRDVHTLVFGGEAADPLALREVLRHGPPRRLLNGYGPTECTVFSTFHAIDSPPPLGQPVPIGRPITNGPVYLLDEHLRPVPVGVPGELYVAGERLGRGYFHRPDLTARTYVPDPFGSQPGGRLYKTGDLGRYLANGRIEYLGRADLQVKIRGFRVELGEVEESLRQHPSVEDCTVVALEMGGDRKLAAYLVSRGQAPSQSSLRAWLRERLPEHMVPASFTVLPVLPLTPNGKVDRRALPSPEAPQGEASTHQAPRTFTEETLCRMWASLLGMARVGIHDNFFHLGGHSLLATQVVSRVRAELGVEVSLRTLFSAPTVADLARHVSRAEPPVVLARPVPPLRKVSREGALRVSFAQERLWRFFQRAPESSAYNIPRAFRLKGRLEARHLEAAFQGLIARHETLRVTYSEEDGVPLQHLHPSMDFPFREVDLRGREDREEEARRLMLESALRPFDLTRGPLIHGMLLRLEDEEHLLFWSMHHITADGWSMGVISRELSRLYTASVTGGAHGLPPLGIQYPDYAAWQRDWLSGAELKERLGFWKKALAGAPTRLDLPTDKPRPSVRTFNGRHLSVELGVERSHALNALCRQEQVTPFMAVLAVFGAVLARHSGQEEVVIGSPIANRLRPELEPLIGMFVNGLCLRVNLQGRPAYRELLQRVREETLAGYAHQEVPLDQVMASLGVELPVNRPPVFQAMFVLQNAPTAPLELPGLTVLNESVNRGSVTYELTWALTETPEGFSGILEFNTDLFEPTTAARILADLLESLDAALADPDASLGLETRAG
- a CDS encoding beta-ketoacyl-[acyl-carrier-protein] synthase family protein, translated to MVAPIAVTGAAWSTALGHGLEDVWRRLLAGEHGFVEVASPHRLRNTLAAVIPSRGEGPAPRLRRFAVETLGRALTEAGLDARGATTRLVLGTSLGAWLDDEGEWTAPLHAWADEVARAVGARERPVSLSTACSSGADAILVGAELIRSGAAEVCVCGGVDVMTPSKRLAHSALSTMSPTRSRAFDTRHDGMLLGEGAGFLVLESLEHARGRSASLLALFRGAGSANDAASMTSPDPAALGARLAMERALQDARVSARDIGLINAHGSATPANDRAEAEAFRALFGTGPRPCVFATKGAFGHTLGATGAMEAIALILALREGVVPPIVGLEQPDKDFPCPLPVGRPVRHEERLGLSLTLGFGGFDTALVFEAAR